The Blastocatellia bacterium nucleotide sequence ATATCGGGGCCGGCTGGTGACGGGAATCTCGGCGATGCGGGACGCCCCCGACAGCGTCGCCAGCACCGGGATGAAGCGATGCAGCTCGCCATAGAGGCGCACGTTTTTGATTACCTGGCGGCGATAGGCTTTGAAGGTGGAGCCGAAATCCCGCAGCGGAAGGCCCGACAGCTTCGCCATCATCCAGTTGGCCACGCGCGAGGGGAGGCGGCGCGTCAGCAGGTTCTCCGTGCGATTCTTCCGCCATCCGCTGACGATGTCATAGCCCTCGGCGAGCTTCTCCAGCAAGCGGGGAATATCGCGGGGATCATGATGCAGATCGCCATCCATGGCAATGACGACTTCGCCCCGGGCGAAGTCGAAGCCAGCCGCCAGAGCTGCCGTCTGCCCGAAATTTTTACTCAAACGGATGAGGGCAACGGTCTCATCCTCATCGGCAAGACGGGCAGCAACGGCAGCCGTGGCGTCGCTGCTTCCATCATCCACGAAGATGATCTCGTAGGGTTCGCCGAGTTCCTCCATCACCTCTTTGATCTCGACGTAGAGCGGCTCGACGTTGCCCTCTTCGTTATACACCGGGATGACGATCGAGTACCGGACGGAGGCGTGTTCCGTGAACACGAGATCTTGTCTGACGTCGCTCTCGCTCCTCATCATGCCGACTCACAGGGATAGAGGTGCGGTGTCCATAACCTCAGGC carries:
- a CDS encoding glycosyltransferase family 2 protein: MFTEHASVRYSIVIPVYNEEGNVEPLYVEIKEVMEELGEPYEIIFVDDGSSDATAAVAARLADEDETVALIRLSKNFGQTAALAAGFDFARGEVVIAMDGDLHHDPRDIPRLLEKLAEGYDIVSGWRKNRTENLLTRRLPSRVANWMMAKLSGLPLRDFGSTFKAYRRQVIKNVRLYGELHRFIPVLATLSGASRIAEIPVTSRPRYKGRSKYGLSRTIRVLLDFLTIKFLLSYLTRPLQFFGPFGLASLAVGFFIGLYLTVKKFVSHIHIMQQHGPLLLLSILLIITGVQLISIGLIGEIVSRTYYESQRKPIYSVREIRTRRGTTVQAPTKSRGG